gcataaggagttaacatatgttgtaagagaccattcaaggtgaagtggcttgttaacacctctgcaaaaAGTACAAAACcgggattagtgggttacagatcaGTGTAATAACCCATAAATCCAGAGTCTTTATTAAAACCATGatgtttagtgtctagcaaagttatggatTCAAGCTCCGAGGCCTGTCTTTTGACATTGTTGTGCCTTGTTACTTAAGTTTAGGCTCTAGGAAGcatattatgattttgttttataagtAACTGTTTCCAATTATCTTACTttctatcacttgaatctctgttctttgataatcaatttattcttgttttctatacatctaagtgctgtgtgttaagtagTGTGGTGATCCTAAGGTGTGTTTTGCAAGCAGCTGTGTACAATTTCTTTGGGAGTAGCGAGGCTGAGAGCTCTGGGCGTgttcagtggaacaggggctgagtACACCAGAGGGACACTCAGAAGATTTGCGGGGTTAGTGTCTGCCTATGGGTAACCTGCACAGAGAAAGcgaggcctggaaggcagtgcttgtcTTGCCACAGGCTGGTGAATTCAGGTCTAGAGCCAGtgcagacaagacttcctcatgctaagAGTAGGTGGTGCTGAGGCACCTCACAGCCCTTGATACTTCTGGAAAGTATCACAGGAGAATTTAACGTTTAAAATAAGTTGGTCTTTAATCTCTTTTGTGATTAAAATACCTGAGTAGATTCTAATCCCCTGCTTACTCTAGGGTCAGAGCATCTGACAAATTAACAACCTCGcccacatctggtcacccttacCTGGTGATCAGGCAAACTGTGTACCTTTCCCATTGTTCTGAATAATTTATTCacccaaaaatgcagttttgcaTCACCCAAAGCTGCTGGCAGACTTGTgtcaaattcagcaaatagtttcagggaggaaaaaaataaaaaggtgaaatatttcattttgatatttttgaaacAATGTGTTTCAAGGTTTTGTTTGGAAATGccgttttatttaaaaaaatgtgttagatgtaacttttaaaaaaagaacataagaacggccatactgggtcagactaaatgtccatccagcccagtatcctgtctgttgacagtggccaatgccaggtgccccagagggagtgaacctaacaggtaatgatcaagtgatctctctcctgccatccatctccaccctctgacaaacagaggctagggacaccattccttacccatcctggctaatagccattaatggacataacctccatgaatttatctagttctcttttaaaccctgttacagtcctagccttcacaacctcctcaagcaaggagttccacagattccAAGGGAGCAAAGGGTAAAAACCTGACAAGtaaatgattttttggggggggaggagggaacaagTTGCTGTTATTTTGGGATTTTTCAGGTCAgccaccaaaccaaaccaaaaaaaaaaaaaaaaaacccacccacctcTAATGTAAACTCCCTTGATTTCTGCTGTGGGGGGAAAGGTTTTTCAACTGAGCCAACAGTGAATGTCACCCTCTGGCAATCAAGTCAGCACTATGCTACAGTTTTTGGCCAATAGTTGCTCTTTACAGATTGTCCACATCGAAAGAGAAAGAATGAGATACGCACACATgggtaaaaatatttttactttcagCGAACAAGGGTCTCAAATGGACAAAAATGCTGTCATTGGTCATACGGAATTCCGGGGCCTCACACTTTTTTATTTATACAGCAATTCCCTCTGTGCATGTCTGTCCTCAAAGCCTGTGTGAAGCAATGACCCGGGGAAATGACACCACCGTGACTGAATTCATCCTTGCAGGATTCACTGACCATCCAGAACGGCAGGTTGTTCTCTTCCTCCTATTTCTGGTGATCTATGTTCTCACCTTGCTGGGGAATTTGGGGATGATTGGCCTAATCTGGAGGGACTCCCGatttcacacccccatgtatctCTTGCTCAGCAACTTGTCACTTGTTGACCTTGGCTATTCCTCATCCATCACCCCCAGGGTGCTGGTGAACTTCTCAAGGGAGAGTAAGGCCATTTCTTACGCTGGATGTGCTAcacagctgtattttttttttgtctttgtcaCCTCTGAGTCTTTCCTCCTTGCGGTGATGGCCTATGACCgttatgtggccatctgtaaTCCACTGCTCTATAGGCTCATCATATCCAAGAGGTCCTGCATCTGGCTCTTGGCTAGCTCCTACATGGCTGGGGTTGCAAATGCAACCATGTTTACCAGCTGCACCTTTCAGCTGTCCTTCTGTGGGCCCAATGTAATCGATCACTACTTTTGTGATGTCCTTCCGCTCATGCGGCTCTCCTGCACCGACACTCACACCAATGAAATGCTGCTTTCTATCTTTGCTGGTTCCATACAATTGACTACCATACTGATCATCCTCTTCTCTTATCTGTATATTACCGCTGCCATACTCAGGATCCGCTCCTCTgagggcaggcgcaaagccttctccacctgttcCTCCCACCTGACAGCCGTGGCTATATTCTATGGGACGACGTTCTTTACCTACTTACGACCCAGTTCCACCTCCTCACTGGAGCAGgaccaggtgatctctgtgttctACACGATGgtgatccccatgctgaaccccctcatctacagcctgaggaacaaggaggtgaaggacgcCCTGGGGAGAATGTTAGAGAGAAGAAAGTTCTCTCAGCAGCTTTGATGAATAATTTGATCATGTTTTGCATTCCCTTCCACTCTATGTAATTTTATCATGAAAATCAAAACTCTAATGTgttcaagttttaaaaataatgttttagaGAGGTGGCATGGTTCAACAGATAAGACACTCAGGAGATCtggtgtgacagatattgcaaccctgGGCAGTATCTTTGGGACCATTATATTAAATTTCATtatatgaatggtttatgtattacTGTTTTCTACTCCAGGGGGGAGGGTTCCCACAGCTCATATGGGAACTAAAACCTGAGGGGGGGGTGTGGGTGATTAACGCAAGACCCTGAGAGTAAACTCCAGAGAAATTCCAAGGGGAGTGGAGTCTGTCTCATTTAGGGCCATTGAAATTGTAACCCCTCTGTATGGTCCAGCAAGGACACCTGCTTTTAGGTTTCCAGCTCTGCAGcggtcacctctcttgggtggagatgcacatctctctccctcttgacTGGGGTTTTCTGAGGCTCCACCGTTCCCTACCTACattgtgaattccccagcaagccagactgcctaagccAACCTGCTTCATTTTTCTTCTTAGAGATAGaaaacagtgtaattgccacagTTATAAGTTATCACACCACTCCTTCTAAGCAAGAAAATTCATTCTCAAGGggaaagcattatagagaaaacattcaaagcaataaaagaacctacatgcatgctaataaccTCACCAAAGATCACCCCagctccaacaagggctctggatGCTGAACTGTCCTTCAAACCTTGCCACTAAGTGTTTTTTCTATGGTTACAAGCTCACAACACCTTTTGCTCAGAACAAACGAACAGACTGGGCCACGTCCTTCCAAACCTTCCCAGGAAGGATTGAAGCAGCCCTTGGAGACAAGATCCTGTCTGTTTGGAGCACTAGAAATAAGGCTCTGAATCAGTTTTAACTAAGGCTATTTAACTCAATGCCCCTTCTTTGTCCATTGGTCCTtgaagaatccagtttgaacgAGTATACGTAAGCCTCTCTCCAGGTGGTGGTAGCTCTCTGGAGGAGTTACAACTTGAGTGAATTTGCctctccaacctgttcttaattTTTGGAGGGCGACAGTCCTCAAGTCCCACGGAATTAAATACAATCCCTAGCACACACTGATACATACATTTAATTCAATATGTTTTCAcataattcagtaaggtttgtgcAGGATATGGTGTGAAATTGCCATCATAGGGTCTATGGATAGACAagataaagatttttttattagaccagcttctgttggtgagataaGCTTTCCAGCTCTACAGAGCCCTTCTTCAGACCTGGGAAAGGGTCTATGGGACAGAGAAGGAGGGTACTGGAAGCCAGGGTTCCTGGGTTCTATACCCAGGCCTGAGAGGGTCTAGGGGATTAGTGAAAACAGGCTTCATACCCATTCTGTGCCTGAATCTCCCTGCTAGGAGTGACAATGTCCTTTCTTAAAGCTCTCTTCATAGAGAGCAGAAACCAGGAATTCTAGTTTCCAGACATCGCTGCCCCAGCCAGACCCTACTCCCCAGCCAAAACTGGGAACGGAACACAGAAGCCCTAACTCTCAGCCCTTCCCTACAAAAGCCCATAGATATAGGATTATCTTAAGTTACCCAACACTCCTCCTTAAGACTGCCTATAAACACAGTCCTACCTTACAAACAAACTCCACCCCCTTGCTCTAAAGGAAACCACTACTGCCTGAGCATGGTCTTTTATACAGAGAGGCAGAGTCAGGCTATTTGTGGGTGGGGCTAGAGGGCCTTAGCTCCGCCTCAGAGGCTCTCCTATATTAAGGGCACTCCAGCAAACACCCACCCTTTAAAAGGAAGGTATTAGAGAGTACAATGTCCTAAATCCCTGTCCCCACAAGGGCGTGCATGTGATTGAGAATCATCTACTGGGGTTGTGACCACAGGACCTCACCTAGACAttcccttgggggaggggaggagaagctgaATGCAGTTGATATGAAAGAGCAAGTTTCTCTTTTCCTGAGTACATAATTGATCTGTGGAACTTCCTACTTCAGGatattaaccccctccccccccccccacactctcacACTTCTGTGGTTCACACATCCTGTTCTCTCAGTGTTTCTGTGTTAACTCTCACCAGCTGATTTCTCACAGTCATCAAGCACTCTCTCTGTATTAGAGCTAAAATTCAACTctgttcctgccccacccccaccctgggaCATGTTTCCTTGGACAGCCTGGCTTTTGGACTACAACTCTCTTGCTTTTGATAGTCCTAGCAAGAGCTGGCAGGAGGGTGGTGTCAGAATatgccaacattgtatttcaaataTAAGGGACTGTTTTCAtagcaccctgccccaccccttctcccagtaTTATTATCATCAGTTGTAGTTTAATAATACTACCAATAATAAGCAGGACTCACCTACCTTCACCAGGGGTATTTCTTGTTGCTTTTTGCAATGCTCAGCAACACCTGATCTTGTTGTAaggagatgaaaaaataagggatGTCCTTTGAATAAGGGATTGTGGGCAACCCTATGTGAGGAGGGCATGTCAGAGTGGGGTTTCTACAAGCAGGAGATGGGGAAGTTCTGGCTTCTGACAAGGGGATACTGGGAATAGGGTATGGGGAGCCTTCCCCTTCTGGGGAAAGCTGGTTCCAATCTGACCCCAGGCCAGGGGGCTAGCTGtctaggggcaggggtgggaggaggtcTGGGAATGGCATGCAGGATTTTCCCCCTCTAGGCCCCCAAATCTGTTACCTTGTGTTTAATGAGTTGGTGGGTTCTCAGCCCAGTGTGTAGGGCAAATGTGTCCACCTCCCAAAATTCACCACAGTTGATATGAACTGGTTCCCTTGCTCACAAACCTCAGAGGGGAGGCTGACCAGGCCACAGAGACTGAGCTCCCCTTTTCCCCAGCTCTAGGGGTTACAGAGAGGCCTTCTAACTACTCCTTTTCCTGGCCACCAGAATCAGCAGGCTGTGTAAGGAAACCTGTGTGGTTTTAATGGCCTGAAGGGCCTCTGATGGCAGCCCTGCTGAGGCTGTCAGAGCAGCTGTGCTCGTTTGGTGGTGTTAATAGATACGTGATGGGCTCTAGAGGAAGAAGAGTCCACCAGGCCTGCTGAGATGCTGCAGGTGTTGCTATTACTACAACGCCTCATAGATTAACTAGTTGTCTTGAGGCAAATGTTTAGGGCCTGAGATTTGAAATCTTTGCTAGGAAATGGGGGGAGATTAAGCTtcagacaggactcctggggtctagtcccagctctgggaggagtgtGGGGTCTCCTGGGttaggagctgggctgggaactaggacttctgggttctattcctggctctgggaatgGGGCCTAatagggtggggagagaaggaaatcAAGACTCCTGGTTTCTATTTGCAGCTTGGGATGGGAAGTTTTTTAGTTTAGATCAGGAGagttgggagtcaggattcctgggttccattcccagctttgggaggggagtcTAGAGGTGTCTGCATTTCCACCCTGCTGAGCCAGTCTTACAGGGGTGGGAAAGGTGTGCAGTTACGGCATGAGGCTGATGGTCATGCAGACCCTGTGTGGAGCTTTTTCGTGGtgcttcccttgctgcagagagATGGACAATGAGCTCAGAGTGGCTCGGAGCCTGGTGATGGGGCCTGACcttgggagcagggactggatCATGCAAGGACATAGTTTCCTCTGGTGATCAGGCTCTGAGCCCTGCTCGGTCCTGGGATCCCTGAGGGAGGGTCCAGCGAGCAAAGCTTTGTGGTAGGGTGAGCAGAAACCAGAGTGAATTACCCATCCAGGCCTGGGCTCGCCAGGCTGGGGGCCCTGAGTCATTTTGCTGTGTGCAACATGTAGGTTTTGGGTGGGATTCTAGGGCAGGGCACAAAGTGTtaaccccccccacccaaaaaaaattGGGAGCATGTTTAATCCTTGAGCGGCTGGGGGGGTGCTCTTGAGCAGTAAGTGGTGATGCTTCGGGTGCTGAAGAGTAAGGTGCCATCCATGGGTTTGGGGAAAGCCACATGGCATACAGGAATGGGTTCAGGTTCTGGGATATAGGGCCTTTGCTGTGTTACGGGGGCCCCTGATCCggggggcactggctggctcagaggggtggggaatgggacatagGTCCTTTCCCCTCCAAGGGGTCctggctctgatccagtctgAGAGCAGGGGGTCTGGCTGGCGGAGGGGAGCAAGAAATGGGGGtggatccacaagcacctggagaaccatcgaCAGGACCTACTGTCCTCCAGGGTCCTgtgtcttggggagagccaacagctgcagggagcccctaTACTCAACActatccccacattttccacaggctgggtTCATCCTGGAAgttatctcactgctgagggtgtcctgggaagcaagggagggtcttctgcaAAAATGCAGATTCCACCCTACTAAGTTCAATGAATGTTTGCAATGTCTTTGAAACACATTCAGATTTTAATGATGCACAATGGAACACTTCCAAACTTGCTTGCCAAGTTACGCAGTCTCAACTTGGCAGGCACAAACTTTCTAATCATGCCCACCAGGAGCTTATTAAAATGGTCAGAAGCTAATACCATTTCTGGAGAGATGGGTCAATTACACTAAATTGATCGCCTCACGTTCTGAGATGGGGGCACCTGGATGTGTAACCTCCCTggaattttcctttttgttttgctgCCAGAGCCAGGGTGATTATTTTGAACCAGCGTCATAATCGCCCAAGTGCATTGCCTTGTTCCTCATAGGGGAATTAAAGAAATTACCAGCAGAGAATTCCCTAAGAGGGAACATACAGAGACAGAAACTAATTATTTCATTTGTAACAGCAAAACTGCACAGAAGAAACATTTGAAATTCAAAACTGTTGCTCCAGTGATTATATTAGTATCAGTCAAATATTACTATTAATTCTACTCATGTCAGACCTACATATCCACCTCTCTCTCTATAGCCCACATACCCTCTGCCCAGACCTTGTAGACCAGGACAGACACATCTTGATTGGCTGCACCTCAATACCATGGGAAAACAGCAAAAGAATATGGACAGAATAAACATGTTTTAAACTGAAACTGCTATCACAGCCACAGGTTAAGAAACAGGCCCTCCCATAGGAATGAATAATTCCCTTCGCTGTAGGAATGATTGGAATATTCTGACTTGTGGCATGCAGGACATGAGACTATCTGATAATCatgacctcttctggccttaaaatcaatgGACCCGTGTACTGACTTAAgttcctgtttaaaaataaagcaaagaaaAGCCTCTGTATTCGGAACTGTTTGGGTGAATTCagagtgaaacaaacaaaaaaattaaaaccagttgctaaagacacaaaagaacattttgaaaatccaCCCACTCCCCAAATAGACAGCGCACTTCATTTCTGATCTATAACAACTCTCCTGGGATTTCTATTTCTATTCCTGGATCCCCTAGCATTCCAGTCCTGTCCAGCTCATCTGTAATCTGCAAGATTCCCACACatgcccccagctctgcatcAAATCCTAATTTGCATCACCTTGGTTTCCATTACATTAAATATGTAAGATACTTGCgagtgcgcgcgcacacacacacacacacacacacacacacaatctctacCAACACACTGTAGTTGAGAGAATAGATAGCCTAGCATTTAGGGTGCccgtggcagggcagggaggctgtAATGGGGGCAAACTCACAATTAGAGGCTGGGGACTGGCTAGAGCAACATTTAGGGTGCTAGCCTGTTAGATGAGGTGGGTTCACGTCCCTGCCCCCCCGTCAATGAGATTAGTATTTACATTTCTAAGTGCCCAAATACCTTTTTGAAAATGATATTGGagcaacatacccttagagtgtcAAACAGTTtgtaggttatgtctacactacccgccggatcggtgggtagtgctCGATCtatcgggggtcaatttatcgtgtctagtctagaagcaataaatcgatccccgatcacactcccattgactccagaactccagcgCCGTGAGAGGcgcaagcggagtcgatgggggagcagcggCAGTCAACCCCGTGCCGTGAAGATGCTGAGGTaagctattctcgtagctgaagtaaTGTATCTTAGgttgattccctccccccccctccagtgtagaccagggctaagaagtTGTTGACTGATAtgtgcaggcagcagcagagggcgCCAGAGAGCTACCTCCACCTGCAGCACCAACTACAGATTGCAAGGTGCTCCTACACTGTGATAATAGGAGCCACATAAGGAACTTAGATAACTAGACCTAACCTGTAACAACCCCTGTAATTCTTCGCCTGGATCCCCTGGAATTGCAGTCATAGCCTGTCCACACaactctgctgatgcccctcaatcaTGTTGTGCTAAACCCCCCGCCGCCCCAATGTTTCAGActttgccccccacacacacacctcagacAGCTCTGCTAAAGTCTTTTCCATAAAATATTCCGTGCGTAAGTGCGCTGAATTCCTTTCAGCTGATAAAGCCTGAGGTGCAATGTAATGAACAACATGGGCAGAATTGCTTATACACTGTGAGCTTTGTGTCCTGAAGGGGGCCTGGTTTTTCCTGCAATCTCCATCCTAAAGAAAGTCCAAGGTCCCCAGGCCATTTCCTTCCCAGAGGCGTCTTAGTCTGCGCAATGGTTCCAAGCTCACTGTGGACCAATACTGAACGAAGAAGCACTGCGTGAACTGGGTGTACTGAAGTTCTCTGTTCCCACACTGTCCTTGTCCATCTGAGAGGCATCACACAGATTGGACTAGCTATGAGGGAATGTGGAGCAGAGTGTGTCCGGGGACAGGAGTGGGAGCGTGTGTTATGGTGTTGGGCCCTATAGAGATAGTGTAATGAACCTGCTGGCTCATGGTCaggccccacctcccaccccactccagaaTTAGCTGGAGGAAAAGGATTGGGCCACAGCTCATTCTGGGAGGGGATCTGGTTCATGCATGACTACCAGAGAGCGCTGTCTTACCCAAGTTCCGCATTGTGACAGCAGAGGGGTCCGTGTGACCGGGCAAGGCAGTGCCACCCAGAGGGCAGAAGAGGATGAGGGTCAGCCAGCGAGCTGCTGCGAGTGGGCAGGGGCGGCCAGAGGCAGCCGCCTGGGAGCTGGCTGTGGAAGAGGGAGGACAAGTAGCAGGCGGCCTGAGAGCAGGGCCAGAGGCCGGGGATGGGAAGTTGTAAGCAGAGCATTGAAGCACCTGAGGCTCTCAGAAGGGGAAGTGTTTAATGGGGACCCACCAAGGGACGGAGAACCCACCACGAGCCTAGGGCTCGAAGGGCCACCACGCTGACCTCTGCGCTCATGGCACACGGAGCTCACTAGAAGGGACTGGTGAACTCCCAGCAACACCCTCCACCGCACACAATAGATTCGATAGCCGCAAAGGAAGAGCTGGACTGTTCCTTGCAGCGTGTGGGCCCCGATTGTGCCTGTTAGGCACAGCCAGCCCAGATCCttacaggtatttaggtgcctacctcacattgaaatcaatggggcccAGATATGAAATCAATAGACCTAGTAACGTCAGTGGGACTTACAGCAGGCCCATGGGGAACAGCACCTCCTCCTGTTCAGGTCCAGTCCTCTCTGCTGCCTTCTAAGAGGGAGGGGCAACATGACCCTATCtccctcctgcttctccccccctttTGGGGCATAGATCACAGCCAAAAGGGATGAGCAGGGAGCGATGCTTGGACTCAGTAAAGCAAAGAGAATGCAATCATGCCTGGT
Above is a window of Chrysemys picta bellii isolate R12L10 unplaced genomic scaffold, ASM1138683v2 scaf1034, whole genome shotgun sequence DNA encoding:
- the LOC135979603 gene encoding olfactory receptor 8A1-like; the encoded protein is MTRGNDTTVTEFILAGFTDHPERQVVLFLLFLVIYVLTLLGNLGMIGLIWRDSRFHTPMYLLLSNLSLVDLGYSSSITPRVLVNFSRESKAISYAGCATQLYFFFVFVTSESFLLAVMAYDRYVAICNPLLYRLIISKRSCIWLLASSYMAGVANATMFTSCTFQLSFCGPNVIDHYFCDVLPLMRLSCTDTHTNEMLLSIFAGSIQLTTILIILFSYLYITAAILRIRSSEGRRKAFSTCSSHLTAVAIFYGTTFFTYLRPSSTSSLEQDQVISVFYTMVIPMLNPLIYSLRNKEVKDALGRMLERRKFSQQL